CATTTGCGAAGGCTAATGGGGTCAAACCGGCTCTGTTCAGCGCGAACTCCGAAGGTGCGTGCCCGGTGTGCAACGGCGCCGGGATCATCTATTCGGATATTGCGCTCATGGGCGGTGTGTCGGCACCGTGTGATGAGTGCGAGGGCAAGGGCTTCCAGGCAGAAGTGCTCGAATTCACCTTGGGCGGACGGAACATCCGCGAGGTCCTGGATCTGCCGGTCGACGCAGCGATCGAGTATTTCGGTGCGGGGGAGTCGCGGATTCCCGCGGTCATCAAGGTCCTCAAGATGCTCGCCGAGGTGGGACTCGGCTATGTGAGCCTCGGCCAACCGCTTACTACGCTGTCCGGGGGAGAACGGCAGCGGTTGAAGCTGGCAGTGCATCTGTCGACGAAGGCCGCCGATGCGGCTAAGGTGATCATCCTCGACGAACCGACGACTGGTCTGCACCTGGCCGATGTCGAGAACCTGCTGCGGCTGCTCGACAGACTCGTCGATTCTGGACGGACCGTCATCGTCGTCGAACACCATCAGGCGGTGATGGCTCATGCCGATCACATCATCGATCTGGGACCCGGCGCGGGACATGACGGAGGTTCGATCGTGTTCGAAGGTACTCCGGCCGAACTGGTCTCGGGAGCGAAGACGATCGGTTCGCTGACCGCAAAGCATCTGGCTGCATACGTGAATTCCTGATCCGGAGACAGCTTTCTGCCCGAAGAATCGAAGGTCTGCAATCAGGGGAGTCGTCGGTGGTCGGGCCCTGACTGCCTTGGTCAGGAGACGGGGGAGCCGCATCCGTTCAGGTTCTGCTCAGGTTCCGCGGAGGCGATTCGCACGCTGAATTCACGGTCTCGGGTTCAAATGCGGCAATCGATTCGTTACGGTGTATAACAGCTCGGTAACGACCGAGTTACAGAATCGAAATGCAGTCGTACTTTGGAGAAGACACAGTGAACCTCTACAGCACAAGCCTCCGCAAGGTCGCCCTGCTTGCTGGTGCCGGCGCAGTCGCAGCCGCCGGGCTGACCGGGATGAGCGCGGCCCAGCCGGCACAGGCATCTGAGCAGGGCGTCTGGGACAAGGTCGCCGAATGCGAATCCGGCGGTGACTGGCATATCAATACCGGAAACGGATACTACGGCGGACTGCAGTTCTCCGCCCAGACCTGGAACGCCTTCGGTGGGTCGGGCACTGCGGATGAGCACAGCAAGGCAGAGCAGATCGACATCGCTCAGAAGGTGCTCAAGGAGCAGGGTCCGGGCGCATGGCCGGTCTGCGGCGAAAAGGCCGGACTGACCAAGTCCAACGGCGCGGCCGATGAAGGCGGCGGATCCGGCGACGACGGCAAGAAGGACGACGGCGGCTCCAAGGATGACGGAGACAGCGGCAAGGTCGGTCTCGCCGGCAACGTTACCGTCAGCGGCTGAGACCGCACGCTGAGCTGATGATCGATGATCTGCAGGCACGCAGCGTGCGCTGTGATCGTCACATGGCCGTGAGCGACACGTTCGTCGCTCACGGCCATTGTCGTGGAATTGACGTCGTAGTACTGAAATAGGGCGTTCCGCACGGCTATTCGCACCGCAGTCTGCCTAAAACGCCGATAATATACATTATGTTAAGTAAGGCTGTTGAGCTGATCCCCCTCGTGACCACACGCTCGCCGATGGCCTGACTGATAGCATGTGTACTGAACAGTAACTCAGATCATAGTCAGGGGCGCCTCCATGACCGCAGACACCACAGCCGTGCAGACCGCCGAATCGGCACCCATCTTCAAGCTCTGGAAGAAGATGCAGGAGATGCCTCTGGGCGGCCTCGTCGGTTCATGGCTGTTCTCTCAGGGCATCTGCATCAAAGCACCCTACTTCCGTACTGTGCGCCCGCAGATCAAAGAGCTGCGCCCCGGGCTGTGCCGCGTCACTGCACCTAACCGCCGCGGAATGCATAACCATATCGGCACCTATCACGCGATCGCGTCGTGCAATATGGCCGAAGTCGCCGCCGGCGTCATGACAGAGGCGACCGTGCCGCCCACTCACCGCTGGATCCCAGCGGGAATGACCGTGGAATACAACGCCAAGGCCAGCAAAGGGCCGGTCACGGCCGTCGCCCGGCTTGAGGAGATCCCGGAATTCGGCGAGGAGAAGTTCGACCTGGTCGTCCCCGTCGATGTCCTCGACGCGAATGGCATCGCCTTCGTCGCCGCGCGCATCAACATGTACATCTCACCGAAGAAGTGCTGAAGCACCGAGGTTCCAACCGGCCACCGCTGGGAGAATCCGTCACCGACCCGACAGCAGCAGCACGCGCTGAGCGTGCGTGACTCCCCCGCCGATCAGATGATTGATGAGCTCTGCATTCGACCAGTCTGCCGCCCCGCTCGTCCGATTCAGATCGGAGGTGCGGACTCGACGGAGGGCTGTGGCCCAACATGCTTCTGCCTGATCTAGCCGAGTGGTCGCAACTCCATCCACGCCCTCAGCCTGAGCCCGAATGCCTGGGCCCGTACTCGACGGTCTCGGGTGGTGTCGTTCTGCATGGCGGGACGGGTGTCGGAAATCGCCCCCATGAGTCTCGAATGTTGAGATCTTCGGGTCAAACCATGGTCCTGACCGATTGGTCTGTATAAATTGTTCCTGCGCACTCCTCGATGGTATACCAATGTGGCTTGCCGTCCTGCGCCCCTGCAACTCGACAATGAAGTGAGGAGCTGACCATGACCGTGGCCAGCGGTTCGGCCGACTACATCGGCCTCGCAAATGCCCCGATACTCTGGATACTCGCAATGGCGGTGATGGGCGTCGTAGTCGTGCAGTCGCTCATCTACATGACTGCGGTGAAGAAGAACGCCGCGTCCGCGGGAATGAGCCAAGAGGAAGTCCGTTCGGCCTTCCGCGCCGGCGGAGTCGCCGCGATCGGACCATCCCTGTCGGTGGTGCTCGTCGCTATCGCCCTCCTGCCGCTGTTTGGCACTCCCCCGGTCATCGTCCGCGTCGGACTCATCGGATCCGCCGCCACGGAGGTGGCCTCAGCGTCACTGGCGGCCGGCACCATGGGAGCGAATCTCGGCGATGAGACCTTCACCCGCGGAGTGTTCATCGTCGCTCTCATGGCGATGAGCCTCTCGGGCGCAGGCTGGATGATCTCGACCCTCATCCTCACCCCGATCTTCAAACGCAGCTCCCACAAGCTCGAGAAGGTCAACCCCGCGCTCATGTCGATCATCCCGGGCGCCGCACTGCTCGCAGCGTTCGCTGCCCTGACCTTCCGTGAGCTGCCGAAGTCGCCGACACATGTCATCGCCGTCATTGTCTCGGCGGTAGTGATGAGCATCTGTCTGCTGTTGGCCAAAACGCTCAAACAGCACTGGCTGAAGGAATGGGGACTGGGATTCTCCCTGCTCATCGGTCTCGTCGCTGCCTATTTCGCCCACTACGCCGGTCTCGGACTGCCGGAAGCCTGAGGAGAGACCATGTCATCGATCATCACATCACCCTCACACGCGGCATTCGAACGCACGACCGGCCGGTGGGGTTCGATCACGCTGTTCATCGGATTCCTCATCGCCACCTCGGTGCCCTTCTATCTGCTCTTCGTTGCGGATGCGAACATTGATTTCGGGGAGATCTTGAAGGGATTCCTCGCCGTGTTCGCCGTCTACGGTGTCTTCTACATCGTCGAACCACTCACCTACTTCCCGATCCTCGGGCCCGCAGGCATGTACCAGGCCTTCATGATCGGCAATGTGTCGAACAAACTGCTGCCCTCGGCGATCGTGGCTCAGGACGCAATCGGGGCGAAGCCGGGCACACGCAAGGGCGAGTATGCGGCAACGATGGCGATCTGCGGAGCCGCGATCATCCACGTCGCCTCAATGGTCCTCTTCGTCGGCATCCTCGGCACCTGGCTCGTCGCCCTCATTCCCGAGCCGATCACCCTCGTCGCGAAGCTCTACATCCTCCCGGCCATCCTCGGCGGCGTCACCGTCCAGCTCATCGCATCACTCAAACAGCTGAAGTCGACGCTCATCGCCCTCGGTATGGCGGCGCTGGTCATCCTCGTCCTCGTGCGGCTGGTTCCCGTGCTCGCGCCCGGCGACGTCGCCATCGTGGTGTTCCTGACCATCCTCATCACCTGGTTCACACGCAACAAGTCGGTCACGGACAAGAGACCCGACAGCGACGGCACCGACACTGTCGGCATCAACTGACGGCTGACAACGGACTTCGGTCGGTGTTCGTCCGCCGAGACCGACCCCCCCACATCCGACAATTCCTGCCAAAATGGCATCAGACCACTGCTGAAAGGACATCATGTCTCTCAATCCCGCTCTCCGCGCGTCGATCAGCGCCGACCTCGACCAGACGATTGCCGACTACAAGCACTTCCACCGCACTCCGGAACTGTCGATGCAGGAGACGAATACTGCCGCAGAGATCGCCTCCCGGCTCCAGGCCCTCGGCCTGCAGACACACATCTTCGGCGGAACCGGAGTCGTCGCTGTGATCGAGAACGGTGCCGGTCCGGTCATCGGCTACCGTGCCGACATCGACGGACTGCCGATCACCGAGGACACCGGATACGACTACGCCTCCACTGCGGAAGGCGCTCTTCCCGACGGAGAGACCACGAAGGTCATGCACGGCTGCGGCCACGACACTCACATCACCGTCGGTCTCTACCTCGCCAAGCACCTCGTCGCACACAGGAACCTGTGGTCGGGAACCGTCGTCATGCTCTTCCAGCCCGGTGAGGAGACCGGCCAAGGTGCGCGCGCCATGCTCGATGACGGACTGTGGGATGAGATCGTGCGCCCCGAGGTCATCTTCGGTCAGCACGTGTGGCCCGGTGCCGCCGGCCACCTCTACGTCAGCAGCGGCACCGCCATGGCGATGTCCGACTGCCTGCGCGTGACCGTCAAGGGCAAGCAGGCGCACGGGTCCCAGCCGGAGAACGCGATCGACCCGATCGTCCTCGGCGCCTATATGATCACCCGGCTCCAATCGGTCGTGTCACGCGAGATCTCGGGCCGCGACATGTCGGTCGTCACTGTCGGGACCTTCCACGGCGGACTCAAAGAGAACATCATCCCCGACTCCGCCGAATTCAAACTCAATATCCGCACCTTCACCGAGGAAGTCCGTGCAGTCGTCCTCGACCGGGTCAGGCGCATCATCCTCGCCGAGGCCCAGGCGTCCGGAGCTCCGGAACCCGAGATCGAAGAGATGTATCGGTTCCCGCGCTGCTTCAACGACCCCGAGGAGACCGAGTCGTTCCTCACCCATGCCGGAGCCGAACTCGGCGCCGAACAGGTCCACCTGACCGAGCCGGCCACCGGCAGCGAGGATGTCGGAGCGTTCGGCGATGACATCGGCGTCCCGTACGTGTACTGGTTCTTCGGAGGCTACTCCCCCGAGAAGTTCGCTGACGGTCAGACCCCGCCCGGGAATCACTCTCCGTTCTTCGCTCCCGACGATGTCGAGACCACTCTCGAGACCGGCATCAGAGCCGCGCTGTCCGCGGTGCTGAGCAAGGTCGGAAAGGACCGCGAATGAGCGAGGAGATGCTGTGGTGGTCGACCCGTGAGCTGGCCGGCCGAATCGCCGCCAAGGAGGTCTCGGCCCGGGAGGCTCTGCAGGCTCATCTTGACCGCATCGATGAGGTCAACCCCGTTCTCAACGCCGTCGTCACCCGCGACGACGAGGCCGCCTTCGCTCGGGCCGAAGCCGCCGATGCTGCGACCGCTCGCGGGGAGAGCTTCGGTGCTCTGCATGGAGTGCCGATGACCCATAAGGACACTCACGATACGGCGGGAATGCGCACGACCTGGGGCTCGCCGCTCATGGCCGATCGAGTGCCCGAATCAGATGCGCTCATCATCGGCCGTCTCAAGGCCGCCGGAATCACGACGACGGGCAAGACGAACGTGCCCGAGTTCGCCGCCGGCTCCCACACATTCAATGAGGTATTCGGCACAACCGTGAACCCCTTTGACCGGACGAAATCGGCTTCCGGATCCTCCGGTGGCGTGGGTGCAGTGCTCGCAGCCGGGATCCAGGCATCAGGTGACGGCTCCGATATGGGCGGATCACTGCGGTCGCCCGCATCGTTCAACAACGTCGTCGGTCTGCGGCCGAGCAACGGCCGTATCCCACATGTTCGACCGGGCAACCCCTATGCGTGGCTCGCGCAGAGCGGGTTCATGGCTCGCACGGTCGCCGATGTGGCGCTGCTGATGTCCGTGGCCTCCGGACCGCATGCCTCGGCGCCGGGATCGATCCTCGAGCCGGGCGGTGTCTTCGACCTGCCGGAATTCGCTCTCGATGCCCACCGCTCCCCCGACCTCAGCGGTCTGCGAGTCGGCTTCAGTCCCGATCTGGGCGGATTGCTGCCGGTCGAGACCGAGGTGGAGGCGATCGTCGCGTCCGCTGCTCAGGTGTTCGGCAGCCTCGGTGCTCATGTCGACGATGAGATCCCGAACTTCGCCGACGCCGATGAGGTGTTCAACGTCCGCCGTGCCCTCGACTTCGTCGGCTCCTGGGGCGAGCTGTATGAAGCGCACCCGGACCAGATCAAGGAATCGGTGAGATGGAACATCCGCATGGGCCTTGACCTCACCGGAGCTGAGGTGGCGTCGGCAGAGACCGCACGCGCTCGCCTGCACGGTGAGATCGACCGCTACTTCGCCGACCACGATGTCCTCGTGCTCACCACCTGCCAGGTTCTGCCGTTCGATGCGGACATGGAGTATCCGACGCAGATCAACGGGGTGCAGCTGGACAACTATCTCGATTGGATGCGGGCACTGTGCCTGATCTCGGCAACCGGATGCCCCGCGATCTCGGTGCCGGCCGGGTTCTCTGATTCGGGCCTGCCCGTGGGGGTGCAGATAGTCGCGAAACCAGGTGCCGATGTCGAGCTGCTCCGAGTCGCTCATGCCTTCGAAGCTGCAACCGGTCACCACGTTCGGCATCCTGAGTTCTGAACGGAGATCCGCGCGGAATTCGCCCGCAGGTATGGCCTGAAGGTGAGCAGAAACTAAGGCAGGTATGGCAAACCTGCGCAGAGTTTGCCGAGCCTTTCCACACTGGAACGGTTCTAGAAAAGGTGTCAGGATAGTGACTAAGCAGGCGGAATGGATCCGCCTCGAACTGCAAAGGAGTAAAAGATGCACCTGAGCCCCGCAATGCAGAAGGTTCTCAACGAGCAGGTCACGCTCGAACTCGAAGCCTCGTTGGTCTACCTCCAGCTCTCCATCCAGCTCGATGATCTCGATCTGCCCGGAATGACGCGCTGGATGCGTGCGCAGTCCGAAGAAGAGCAGGTTCACGCCGCAAAGTTCACCCAGCACTGCCTCGACCGTGGATTCGCCCCGCAGATCGGCGATATCGCCGCTCCGAAGGTCTCCGGTTCGCAGCCGATCGACTACTTCAAGGCCGCACTGGCCCACGAGGAGAAGGTCTCCGAGTCGATCCGGAACCTCTACCGCACCGCTCAGTCCGAAGCTGACCTCGACGTCCTGCCGTTGCTCCACTGGTTCATCGACGAGCAGGTCGAGGAAGAGTCGAGCATCTCCGAGATCATCGGTCGCCTCGAGCGCGTCGGCAGCGACGGCGCCGGTGTGCTGCGCATCGACTCCGAACTCGGCTCACGCCACCCCGACATCACCGCCGACGGCGAGTGACAATCGCAGACTGACTCTCGGTCTCAGCGCTCACAGCGAGCGTCCTGAGTCAAGCGGGTATGTGATGCGAGAGATCAGCGGCCGATCCCATTCTGGGGTCGGCCGCTTTGCTGTCTGGAATCGAGCGAGGGCCAAAAAGTTCCACGCTCAGCCGAGCATGAACTGTCCGACGAGGAGGACGACCGGCATAGTCAGAAGCATGACGACGGTCTGTCCGGCGATGAGGGCGGCGATGAGCTTCGCATCTCCCCCGAGCTGTCGGGCCATGACATAGCCGGAGCTGGCCGTGGCGATCGACTGGAATATCAGCCCGACCAGCGCGGGCACCGTCGGTACGTCGAGCACGAACAGAGCCGTCAGCGACAGCCCCGGCAGCACGAGCAGTTTGATGAACGTCGAGATGACGATGGCCCGGGCATGAGCACGCATGGAGAATGTCTGCAGGCCGGCGCCGACGCACAGCAGGCCGATTGGCAGCGAGGCGGCCGCCAAGGGATCGAGAACAGTCGCCGCCACGTCAGGCAGGCCCAGACCGGTGATGTTCGCCACGGCTCCGGCGATGCAGCCGAGCACCAGAGGATTCGTTGCGATCGCCCTCAGCAGTGCGAGCAGCGAACTCGGTCCCGTGCGCAGGAACTCGAAGCC
Above is a window of Brevibacterium siliguriense DNA encoding:
- a CDS encoding transglycosylase family protein; translated protein: MNLYSTSLRKVALLAGAGAVAAAGLTGMSAAQPAQASEQGVWDKVAECESGGDWHINTGNGYYGGLQFSAQTWNAFGGSGTADEHSKAEQIDIAQKVLKEQGPGAWPVCGEKAGLTKSNGAADEGGGSGDDGKKDDGGSKDDGDSGKVGLAGNVTVSG
- a CDS encoding hotdog fold domain-containing protein; translated protein: MTADTTAVQTAESAPIFKLWKKMQEMPLGGLVGSWLFSQGICIKAPYFRTVRPQIKELRPGLCRVTAPNRRGMHNHIGTYHAIASCNMAEVAAGVMTEATVPPTHRWIPAGMTVEYNAKASKGPVTAVARLEEIPEFGEEKFDLVVPVDVLDANGIAFVAARINMYISPKKC
- a CDS encoding DUF5058 family protein; translation: MTVASGSADYIGLANAPILWILAMAVMGVVVVQSLIYMTAVKKNAASAGMSQEEVRSAFRAGGVAAIGPSLSVVLVAIALLPLFGTPPVIVRVGLIGSAATEVASASLAAGTMGANLGDETFTRGVFIVALMAMSLSGAGWMISTLILTPIFKRSSHKLEKVNPALMSIIPGAALLAAFAALTFRELPKSPTHVIAVIVSAVVMSICLLLAKTLKQHWLKEWGLGFSLLIGLVAAYFAHYAGLGLPEA
- a CDS encoding amidohydrolase; amino-acid sequence: MSLNPALRASISADLDQTIADYKHFHRTPELSMQETNTAAEIASRLQALGLQTHIFGGTGVVAVIENGAGPVIGYRADIDGLPITEDTGYDYASTAEGALPDGETTKVMHGCGHDTHITVGLYLAKHLVAHRNLWSGTVVMLFQPGEETGQGARAMLDDGLWDEIVRPEVIFGQHVWPGAAGHLYVSSGTAMAMSDCLRVTVKGKQAHGSQPENAIDPIVLGAYMITRLQSVVSREISGRDMSVVTVGTFHGGLKENIIPDSAEFKLNIRTFTEEVRAVVLDRVRRIILAEAQASGAPEPEIEEMYRFPRCFNDPEETESFLTHAGAELGAEQVHLTEPATGSEDVGAFGDDIGVPYVYWFFGGYSPEKFADGQTPPGNHSPFFAPDDVETTLETGIRAALSAVLSKVGKDRE
- a CDS encoding amidase — its product is MSEEMLWWSTRELAGRIAAKEVSAREALQAHLDRIDEVNPVLNAVVTRDDEAAFARAEAADAATARGESFGALHGVPMTHKDTHDTAGMRTTWGSPLMADRVPESDALIIGRLKAAGITTTGKTNVPEFAAGSHTFNEVFGTTVNPFDRTKSASGSSGGVGAVLAAGIQASGDGSDMGGSLRSPASFNNVVGLRPSNGRIPHVRPGNPYAWLAQSGFMARTVADVALLMSVASGPHASAPGSILEPGGVFDLPEFALDAHRSPDLSGLRVGFSPDLGGLLPVETEVEAIVASAAQVFGSLGAHVDDEIPNFADADEVFNVRRALDFVGSWGELYEAHPDQIKESVRWNIRMGLDLTGAEVASAETARARLHGEIDRYFADHDVLVLTTCQVLPFDADMEYPTQINGVQLDNYLDWMRALCLISATGCPAISVPAGFSDSGLPVGVQIVAKPGADVELLRVAHAFEAATGHHVRHPEF
- a CDS encoding ferritin, which gives rise to MHLSPAMQKVLNEQVTLELEASLVYLQLSIQLDDLDLPGMTRWMRAQSEEEQVHAAKFTQHCLDRGFAPQIGDIAAPKVSGSQPIDYFKAALAHEEKVSESIRNLYRTAQSEADLDVLPLLHWFIDEQVEEESSISEIIGRLERVGSDGAGVLRIDSELGSRHPDITADGE
- a CDS encoding AEC family transporter; the protein is MSLVPILLALLPVTVLIAFGLVLKRLPGFRSPEFWSGAEKLAYYYLLPALLFTSVAEVDVAHVPLARLAAALVIPTVIVSLGIVLTRRVIARDLPAFTSVLQGGIRFNTYIGLSLAGSLFGPEGSAVAAIAAAILVPTVNVISSLGFEFLRTGPSSLLALLRAIATNPLVLGCIAGAVANITGLGLPDVAATVLDPLAAASLPIGLLCVGAGLQTFSMRAHARAIVISTFIKLLVLPGLSLTALFVLDVPTVPALVGLIFQSIATASSGYVMARQLGGDAKLIAALIAGQTVVMLLTMPVVLLVGQFMLG